A genome region from Tolypothrix sp. PCC 7712 includes the following:
- the ftsZ gene encoding cell division protein FtsZ, which yields MTLDNNQGLTYKNSQSVGQSGFSLAVNSTNPFNHSGLNFSQNNDGKKITAESNRIGEIVPGRVANIKVIGVGGGGGNAVNRMIESDVSGVEFWSINTDAQALTLAGAPSRLQIGQKLTRGLGAGGNPAIGQKAAEESRDEIATALEGADLVFITAGMGGGTGTGAAPIVAEVAKEMGALTVGVVTRPFVFEGRRRTSQAEQGIEGLKSRVDTLIIIPNNKLLEVIPEQTPVQEAFRYADDVLRQGVQGISDIITIPGLVNVDFADVRAVMADAGSALMGIGVSSGKSRAREAAIAAISSPLLECSIEGARGVVFNITGGSDLTLHEVNAAAETIYEVVDPNANIIFGAVIDDRLQGEVRITVIATGFTGEPQAAPQQNTANNRVTTPPPRRPVAQQPTANPTPPTPIAEPKEKPILDIPDFLQRRRNPPKN from the coding sequence ATGACACTTGATAATAACCAAGGGCTTACCTATAAAAACTCCCAGTCTGTGGGACAGTCAGGGTTCTCACTGGCTGTGAATTCAACCAATCCTTTTAATCACTCAGGGCTAAACTTCAGTCAAAATAATGACGGTAAGAAGATTACTGCTGAAAGCAACCGCATCGGCGAGATCGTTCCTGGTAGAGTTGCTAACATCAAAGTGATTGGTGTAGGAGGCGGTGGTGGTAATGCCGTCAACCGCATGATTGAGTCTGATGTCAGTGGAGTGGAATTTTGGTCAATCAACACTGATGCACAAGCTTTAACATTGGCAGGTGCTCCTAGTCGGTTGCAAATAGGACAAAAACTAACAAGGGGTTTAGGTGCAGGTGGTAATCCTGCTATTGGTCAAAAGGCAGCTGAGGAATCAAGAGACGAAATTGCTACAGCTTTAGAAGGTGCTGACTTAGTATTTATCACTGCTGGTATGGGAGGAGGCACTGGAACAGGTGCTGCACCCATTGTTGCAGAAGTTGCTAAAGAAATGGGCGCACTCACAGTTGGTGTTGTCACACGTCCATTTGTATTTGAGGGTCGCCGTCGTACCAGCCAAGCAGAACAAGGCATTGAAGGTTTAAAAAGTCGGGTAGATACTTTAATTATTATTCCTAACAATAAGTTGTTGGAAGTGATCCCCGAACAAACCCCTGTACAGGAAGCTTTTCGTTATGCCGATGATGTACTGCGTCAAGGGGTACAAGGTATATCCGATATCATCACCATACCTGGGTTGGTCAACGTTGACTTCGCTGATGTGCGAGCTGTGATGGCAGATGCAGGATCGGCATTAATGGGAATAGGCGTAAGTTCAGGAAAATCAAGAGCCAGAGAAGCTGCGATCGCAGCTATTTCTTCTCCATTACTAGAATGTTCGATTGAAGGCGCTAGAGGAGTTGTCTTCAACATCACTGGTGGTAGTGACCTCACCTTACATGAAGTTAATGCGGCTGCAGAAACTATCTATGAAGTGGTAGATCCCAACGCCAATATTATTTTTGGTGCAGTGATTGACGATCGCCTCCAAGGAGAAGTACGAATTACTGTCATTGCAACTGGCTTTACAGGTGAACCACAAGCAGCTCCACAGCAAAATACCGCTAACAATAGGGTAACAACGCCTCCACCTAGAAGGCCTGTAGCACAACAACCTACTGCGAATCCTACTCCCCCAACCCCAATTGCAGAACCCAAAGAAAAACCGATATTAGATATTCCTGATTTTCTGCAAAGGCGACGCAACCCACCCAAAAATTAA
- the gshB gene encoding glutathione synthase, whose protein sequence is MKLAFIIDPIHQLDPCHDTSVAMMEAAQILGHEVWITQANLLSVVAGKAWAILQQVELIPVELVDGRYFAANPWYKLSAGQRAFACLETMDAVLMRTDPPVNDAYLFATYVLDYIDQNKTLVINSPNGIRGANEKMYALQFTNVIPETIVSADKQVIREFLDAKGAAVLKPLGNKAGEGILFLQSGDRNFNSIVELSTFQGRVPVMVQTYLPEAKDGDKRIILLNGEPIGALNRLSSGSDFRNNMAAGGTVAQTTITPREQEICTQVAEKLRQDGLIFVGIDVIGGYLTEVNVTSPTGIREIDRLDHTHLGRDVIQWIEQTLKSKKEK, encoded by the coding sequence GTGAAACTAGCTTTTATTATTGATCCCATCCATCAGCTTGATCCATGTCATGACACCAGTGTTGCCATGATGGAAGCAGCACAAATCCTTGGACACGAAGTGTGGATAACACAGGCAAATCTGTTGAGTGTCGTAGCAGGTAAAGCCTGGGCTATTTTACAACAGGTAGAACTAATACCAGTCGAGTTGGTAGACGGACGTTATTTTGCAGCTAATCCTTGGTACAAGTTGAGCGCGGGACAACGGGCTTTTGCTTGCTTAGAAACAATGGATGCTGTATTGATGCGGACAGATCCACCAGTAAATGATGCTTACCTTTTTGCCACCTATGTTCTGGACTATATTGATCAAAACAAAACCCTAGTCATTAATAGTCCTAATGGTATTCGAGGAGCAAACGAAAAAATGTATGCTCTTCAGTTTACCAATGTGATTCCAGAAACGATTGTGAGTGCTGATAAGCAGGTCATTCGAGAATTTTTGGACGCAAAAGGTGCTGCTGTTCTCAAGCCACTGGGTAACAAAGCTGGGGAAGGGATTTTATTTTTACAATCAGGCGATCGCAATTTCAACTCGATTGTTGAACTCAGTACTTTTCAAGGTCGAGTACCTGTGATGGTACAAACTTATTTACCAGAGGCCAAAGACGGAGATAAGAGAATTATTTTACTCAATGGAGAACCAATAGGCGCGCTGAACCGCCTTTCTAGCGGCAGCGACTTTCGTAATAATATGGCGGCAGGCGGGACAGTTGCTCAAACCACAATTACCCCAAGAGAGCAGGAAATCTGTACCCAAGTAGCTGAAAAATTACGCCAAGACGGGTTAATTTTTGTAGGAATTGATGTTATTGGTGGTTACCTTACGGAAGTTAACGTTACTAGCCCAACTGGAATTCGTGAAATCGACAGATTAGATCACACTCATCTAGGAAGAGATGTCATTCAATGGATTGAACAGACTCTAAAAAGTAAAAAAGAAAAATAA
- the grxC gene encoding glutaredoxin 3: protein MAAKVEIYTWRTCPFCIRAKNLLNTKGVNFIEYSIDGDEDAREKMSQRANGRRSLPQIFINDNHVGGCDDIHALDRQGKLDELLAATRL, encoded by the coding sequence ATGGCTGCTAAGGTAGAAATTTATACTTGGAGAACTTGCCCATTTTGTATCCGTGCTAAAAACTTGCTGAATACAAAGGGGGTGAATTTTATCGAATACAGCATCGACGGAGATGAGGACGCAAGAGAGAAAATGTCACAAAGAGCAAATGGACGACGCTCTTTGCCGCAAATTTTTATCAATGACAATCATGTTGGCGGTTGCGATGATATCCACGCGTTAGACAGGCAAGGAAAGCTAGATGAATTACTGGCCGCTACTAGGCTCTAG
- a CDS encoding cell division protein FtsQ/DivIB: MADLVSLSRADLAQRRKRLRRKQQMKIIQAIWRSFAITSLAGCLLWLAIQPVWVLNTPKQIVMKSGNELLPEETVKSLLVLSYPQSLWRIQPSAIAESLKRQPTIAQASVSRRLFPPGLIVDITERVPVAIVQTPRSGNSEAANKQASVGLIDASGVWIPLEKYTSLNPTRKLPSLKVIGLPEQYLPYWNQLYLSINQSLVKIQEINCQDPTNLILKTELGNVYLGPPSPQLSEQIKTLAQMRHLSSKLNSSQIEYIDLQNPEAPLVQLNQKNQKINVRNP; the protein is encoded by the coding sequence ATGGCTGACCTAGTATCACTTTCCCGTGCAGATTTAGCCCAGCGCCGTAAAAGATTACGACGTAAGCAGCAAATGAAAATTATTCAGGCTATTTGGCGAAGTTTTGCCATTACCAGTTTGGCAGGTTGTTTATTGTGGTTGGCAATCCAGCCTGTTTGGGTACTGAATACACCCAAACAAATAGTGATGAAATCCGGTAATGAATTACTCCCAGAGGAGACAGTCAAATCTCTGTTGGTATTATCTTATCCTCAATCTTTATGGCGGATTCAACCGTCAGCGATCGCCGAATCTTTGAAGCGGCAACCAACTATTGCACAAGCAAGCGTCAGCCGTCGTCTATTCCCGCCTGGACTGATTGTTGACATCACCGAACGAGTACCCGTAGCTATAGTTCAAACACCCAGAAGCGGAAATTCTGAAGCTGCGAATAAGCAAGCATCTGTTGGCTTAATAGATGCTAGTGGAGTCTGGATACCTCTAGAAAAATACACATCACTGAATCCTACAAGAAAATTACCTAGTCTCAAGGTAATTGGGTTACCAGAACAATACCTTCCTTATTGGAATCAACTGTACCTATCTATCAACCAAAGTTTGGTGAAAATTCAAGAAATTAATTGCCAAGATCCCACAAATCTAATTTTGAAAACAGAACTAGGCAATGTATATCTCGGCCCACCAAGTCCCCAGCTATCTGAACAGATTAAGACCCTTGCCCAAATGCGCCATTTATCTAGCAAATTAAATTCCAGTCAAATAGAATACATTGATTTGCAAAATCCTGAAGCTCCATTAGTACAATTGAACCAAAAAAATCAGAAAATTAATGTTCGTAATCCTTAG
- a CDS encoding ATP-binding protein: MKTTLNLSRFYKACNPSYTLNMSEVLDKQYYIDFSDVRGCKIVEELQRTITRISPDEPTCQLFTGHIGCGKSTELQRLKAELEAAGFHVVYFESSQDLDMADIDVSDILLSVARQVSVSLEGIGIKFRPGYFSNLFKEIGDFLQTPIELSGQAELSLGIAKITAKTKDSAQTRNQLRQYLEPRTNSILQAINEEILEKAVEQLKQRGQKGLVVIVDNLDRVDMRPVASGRTQPEYLFIDRGEQLRRLKCHLVYTIPLALIFSNEYETLKNRLGGGIAPKVLPMVLVRKRDGSDFEPGMSLLRQLVLARAFPEVKWDERALLITDLFDRPETLDRICRVSGGHIRNLLGLLYSCLQRQDPPFSRECLEAVIKDYRDDLLLAIDEHQWKLLFEVVQQQSVKGESDYQSLLRSMYLFEYRDPQGRWFGISPALAETEKVLLWQQNK; encoded by the coding sequence ATGAAAACTACATTAAATTTGTCACGTTTTTATAAAGCGTGTAACCCAAGCTACACATTAAATATGAGTGAGGTACTGGATAAGCAGTACTATATAGATTTCTCCGATGTCCGTGGTTGCAAAATTGTTGAAGAGCTACAACGTACTATTACTCGCATTTCTCCAGATGAACCAACTTGCCAATTGTTTACAGGTCATATTGGTTGTGGTAAATCCACAGAGTTACAGCGCCTAAAAGCAGAGCTAGAAGCCGCAGGATTTCATGTGGTTTATTTTGAGTCCAGCCAAGACCTAGATATGGCGGATATAGATGTTAGTGATATTTTGCTGAGTGTAGCTCGTCAAGTCAGTGTCAGTTTAGAAGGAATTGGAATTAAATTTAGACCAGGTTACTTTAGTAATTTATTTAAAGAAATCGGGGATTTTTTGCAGACTCCTATAGAGTTATCTGGACAAGCAGAATTATCCTTGGGTATTGCCAAAATTACTGCTAAAACCAAAGATAGTGCCCAGACACGTAATCAATTAAGACAATACCTAGAACCACGTACCAACAGTATTTTGCAAGCAATTAACGAGGAGATATTAGAAAAAGCTGTAGAACAGCTCAAACAACGTGGTCAAAAAGGATTAGTAGTGATCGTCGATAACTTAGATCGGGTTGATATGCGCCCCGTTGCTTCTGGACGTACCCAACCAGAGTATCTGTTTATTGACCGAGGTGAGCAGTTACGCCGACTCAAATGCCATTTAGTTTATACCATTCCCCTAGCTTTAATTTTTTCTAATGAGTACGAAACTCTCAAAAATCGCTTAGGTGGAGGAATTGCGCCTAAAGTCTTACCAATGGTATTGGTGCGGAAAAGAGATGGTAGCGACTTTGAACCTGGAATGTCACTATTGCGCCAGTTAGTATTAGCACGAGCTTTTCCTGAAGTTAAGTGGGATGAAAGAGCTTTATTAATCACAGATTTATTTGATCGCCCCGAGACATTAGATCGAATTTGTCGTGTCAGTGGCGGTCACATTCGTAATTTATTGGGACTGCTTTATAGTTGCTTGCAACGTCAAGATCCCCCGTTTTCCAGAGAATGTTTAGAAGCTGTCATCAAAGACTATCGGGACGACCTGTTATTAGCTATTGATGAACATCAATGGAAATTACTGTTTGAAGTAGTACAGCAGCAAAGCGTCAAAGGCGAATCTGACTATCAAAGCTTACTCAGAAGTATGTATTTGTTTGAATACCGCGATCCCCAAGGTCGCTGGTTTGGAATTAGCCCAGCATTAGCAGAAACAGAAAAAGTCCTTCTCTGGCAGCAAAATAAGTGA